tagaatagatgggacggttatattttgtcagtaactagactctaacctttccattgacaacatcttttaatttaagaagtcagagtcattgtcatttggcaacttgtgacttggacctggaaagtcaaaaaaaaaatccatatgcgtgagaaaaaggctaatatcatcagccattaaggcagttaaggccattaatatgtctgctatatttcgaactaatctttcaaacatcactaaggtgacttcagaagaagtaatatttaatatctcatggaagccttacccaacacgtggagattttcttccctcaccctcccatagagaggtctagtgagttgttttggctatggactaacacctcacacttgttagacttgcatgcgacaagccatgacgcagccccccccctaggaatttaaagctcaccgtcagtgcaactgctgccaaaggcagccgttggactttggattttgcagcccagtttgaccttgttttaaaaactttagctatatatctcacataaatcagacatcttgttttagcattggatatctttaactgtttttcagaccctataggtcatcatttactttcctcaccctcccatagagaggtctagtgagttgttttggctatggactaacacctcacacttgttagacttgcatgcgacaagccatgacgcagccccccctaggaatttaaagctcaccgtcagtgcaactgctgccaaaggcagcagttgcactttggattttgcagccaagtttgaccttgttttcaaaacttcagctatatatctcacataaatcagacatcttgttttagcattggatatctttaactgtttttcagaccctataggtcatcatttactttcctcaccctcccatagagaggtctagtgagttgttttggctatggactaacacctcacacttgttagacttgcatgcgacaagccatgacgcagccccccctaggaatttaaagctcaccgtcagtgcaacttcTTCCAAAGGGAGCAGTTGCACTGTgaattttgcagccaagtttgaccttgttttcaaaacttcagctatatatatatatatatatatgactggTTTTTGAAAAAGGGGGCTGCTTAGATTTTCGGTTGAAAACAGGCGAAGCCTGTTTAAACATCTTGCAGCGGTCTTAGAACCAGGGGAGGCTCCGTCAAGACATGCCTGTACAAAATCTATAGGCTCTAAGCTTTGATTTGaatgttagtttgcacttataagagcaaagcaaagttagtttaggggggggggggggggttgattataccctgagttagagtttgtgccttggtttaagtAAAATAACTTGTccgtatttctgtgacactacttggcagaaattgatcgcctatgacttagaaATGACCAACAAGccaattctcttatataggacttgatcaaaatttaagtcaggaagtcagaaAATGTCTTAGCTTGACCcttcaggtgccacagggatccccatgcaaggaccagtaaaataattattagacacgagtaaactcgagaagttgcattgtcgaGGTTGGGGTaaagtttgatcctagctgcaatcatagctgtgaATAGAAAGAACTTTTTTGTGCAtgtgaaggtgctaagttacagcatcaatgggtagctttttgtaaatccagtcagaaattagtatggaatgaaaacaaattgaatgctatggccaatgggaggctgagactgaatggaatttgcttgagcaggATTGTTTAGTcagcatctgctccattgtgctctgatatctgactgatttttgaaaacGGTGGCTGCTTAGGTTTTGGGTTGAAAACAGGCGAAGCCTGTTTTAAACCTCTTGCAGCGGTCTTAGAACCATCCTTATGAGTTCTCAATATTTGAAGACTTTGGGGTTGACAGCCCTGTACTTTTATTTATGTGGAACTTGATATAGTTAGTTCTTAAGGCTTATTCATGTGTGCTGCAAATCAATGCTTTTGTACATTCCTTGAGATCTCCCTTCCGCATCCACTGCCATGTTTTCTCCCATAACACTCCCATCATGTCTCTTAAATAATTCCCATGCAATAGAGAATCtagtattctctattttcactttggAACTGCTCGTAACGATTTGGTTTTAGAATACTTCGCCCACGTTGTAGGacatgaacgagatggaataatcgcgaaagacttatgatagagcaaaGTTATAACTTTGTGTGCTGCAAATCAATGCTTCTGTACATCCCTTGAGGTCTCCCTTCCGCATCCACTGCCATGTTTTCTTGCCGCTAAGGAGTAAAGAGTGTTAAAAAAAATGACTATGGTAACGGCAATGCCACAAAACGATAACATCCATTAAGTATTTTAGTATAAAGTTATTACGCATACTGTGACGACGACGTAAGATGGCCAAATTCGAGGTTTTCAATATAAAGAGAGTCTAATTTTACTCACAAACCTCTCGTACTAATTATCTTCGGAAACTTGGCCCACATTGTACGATGTCAGCGCGTTGAATGATCGAGGAAGGCGCATCGCGCAAAGTTCGCCGACGTCGCTGTCCTAGATATTAAATTCATTAAGCAAGGGTGACAATATCAGTTACGAAAAGATCATCTAAGATTACAAGTACGTGGTATTCTTTACTTCTAATGCTGAACAGCCCGCAACAACGCAAAATAACAGCTATTGTGCTGCAGTTTCATAGAACAGAACCAgtagaaaacaataatttattgttaaaaCGTAATCGTTTCCACTGTTACAGTATTGTTGTTTAGCCCGCTTGGCAAATCACAaggagtaacttttttttccttacaaCTTCTGGATACGTGGTTTCCCACTACAAAACTCGTGTTTGGTAATAAGCTGCAAAGACACCATTGAATGACCTGGTAATTTCAGATGGGTACTCCTGCAATTAGTAATTAATATAGTATCAGGACGGTCACATATATATTTATTACAGGTCAAAACTCAAACGATTTTAGCGAGATCTGATTCTAGATTTTCATGGAAAGAAGAAATCTTCCTGGATATACATGGAGGGGTTTGCTGTTTTTTCgtctttgttaaaaaaaaaatacagtaataTATTGCTTAAAACAAGTCGTAATCGTTCGTTTGccttatatgtttttttttacagccTGCAATAGGCGGTAATATTTAAATTCCTCTCAGTTAGCAACATAATATTGTTTAGAAAGATGGGTGGAAATGGTGATTTCACCACATGACACGCGATATGGGACAATCAGGACTGAGTGTCTGGCTTGCTCACTGTGTACGTAATGAGGTTCTCGATCCGCCTTTGGAAAATATTGTATACTCTTAGTTTGGTAAGTCTTGAGAAGAATGGCCATCTTTACGTCAGTAATACTGTAACTTGGAAGCCCACGAtacaaaaaaagatattttgaaCAAGTAACACTTTTATGCTCGCTTCCTTAGCGGTGAACTGCTATGAGTCAGATAAGCTCAAGTGCCTTATgtgattttttttgcttttcctcTCAGTCATACAATTTCAAGAGTCGCTGAAAGACGGGTGGGTGACTAGCAACTTTTTTAAATTACTGAGGCAAAGCCAGACTTCAGCTTCCgtaaagaaagcgtttgtaatTGTTCGAAGCCGAATATAGGAATATACGCCCCTAAAACTTGACCAAATCATTTCagcatcaattttattttaaagtggCCTCAATAACAGCAAATTTACCAAAAAATAATGTAGGAAGTattgttttaataaattttttatcaattcaaaattaaggagaaaaaaacttaaaaaattataGCCATATTCTATATACGTGTAACTGttaatttaaactttatttaattatgtTTACTCCCTCTAAGTGCAAAGCAACTTAAGAGCGCCACCTTAAAGGAATAAACGTTTAAACATAAGCGTAACCTCAAGGGCGTGTATTTTCAGAATTTACACggatttgttttaaaattaccCAGGTaaccattaaaaaaattccataaTATTACTAAGGGAAAACATCCCTGAAGTACATAAAGAGAGAGAAATTATTTTAGATTTTAGAGTTTTCATTTTTAGCCCAGAGAGTGGGTCCAATACTATGGTTTGCATTTTACTTTGAAACGGTAAAGTGGAGATGGGCTGCAAATAAATTGGCTGACAACAAGAAAGTGCAATGACAATTGCTAACTTGATAAAATGTGACAAACGTTAACACAAGAACGCCAAATAAAACCCCTAACTCTTGGGAAAGAACCAGGGTATCAAATATAGCACGCCTTTGCGAGCGATAAGTGATACTGCTGATTTAGGCCTCACTCGAGTTTCTCTATTGTTGCGTTTCCTTAACAATTTACACTACGCAAAAGCGCGATATTGAGATGATATCTCGGATATCATTGAGGTTATGATCATGAATGACTCTATTATTTCAAAACCTATAAATTGTAGAAACCTACAGGAATTGTCACTTCAAGCCTCAGCATCGTCGAAGAACTAGCTACTGAAGTTGAGACAAAACGTAACAAGACATGGCATCCAAGACTTtgcttcttttttgtttctttgctttaTTGAGTCCCTTTTGGAGTCTTCCTTTGCCTCTCCCTGATGGTAAGAGTTTATTCAGATTACTTCAATTTACCTCTTTTGCTATTGCATCTGTTGATCAGTTAACTTAATCATTTGGAGTTTTCCTCTCCTCGTTCAAGTTACGTTAAAAGACGTGTGACATGTCATAAACATTAGACCGATGCTTTAATTGAAAATGTTTATCTAAAagccgccccccccccccaaaaaaaagttaaaatcagtatttttttttctttcccagCAGAGAAATGTTGTTTTTATAGTATTTATAAGTTAAAAAACATTTCTGTAAAAGTATATGTCTAACCATGATAAGGTGTGTATAAATTTGACACGCGTCAAATCGAAAACTCATTTATTTTGATTATTCAAAATGCCATTGTTTTTCAACGTGAACGCTGACCCAAAGAGCTCGTCATGAGTAAAGTTATTTTTACAGTTATTGATAAGAGGTCTTTCCTAATGTGGACTTCACTCATAAAGATCCATGGTGAAACGATATTTTAGCGGAGAAGGACCAAGAAGGATCCTCATTTCCTTATACTTTTTTGAGTCAaagattttatcaaaatacGCTAGTTTATGAGCCAACAAGTGGCACTTGTGATCAGGCATTTTTGAGTCTAGCATTTGAAAGCGATCGCACAAACGTTGATTTCGGATTTAACttacttttctttcatttcctaTGTTGAACGAAGGAATATATAACTAATTCGAACCAACAAGGGAGACATACGCATCCACACGGATTGACTCTTAACAACATAGGGTATTATGCATCTCCGCCGTTCGCTCAAGCCTTCGATGGAGCTCACATTAGCTTTCTAATATTTCAATGTAGCACACGTAAAAGCCTTCCACTTCATACCAATCTTTTCTTCCGACACGCAATGAAGGTATCATAAATATACTTCTCTGAGAGCCAAGGTCTGTATGAACACAAAGTGGTGGTCTCCTGCACTGCTCACCTTGGCGTTGTGGGTGGAAGATGCAAATTACCTTACGATTTCAgttaataatatgaaatgaaaaactATGCATTGTGGGATACTAGTCATTCCTCCTCTGCGAGCCATAATTACAgagaacagcaaagaaatgcacgaTCCTTCAAAACGCACGCGTAGAGCCATTTTCTGGCTCATTTAATGCCTTTTTGGTTGCGTTCTCGTTGATGTCCGCGTCGCACATCCTATAGTCGCTAATGAGGAGAACATACCTGCTTGTACCGCAGTAGGTGTTCGACTCGTCTGGATTGTATGGGGCCTACATGTAATCAATGCGGCAAGCACTTATTTTATCGCTTTGATCACTCACACGAGTTAAAACCAGTTTGAATCAATGCCACTGATCGCAGCGAAaaagatttttacaaaaataCATCATGTCTGAATAGGCGAATTGTTGCAGAGGCTTTTTGCCTTGAGTGTCCCGACCTTTAAATTTTCTGTCCTGCATATCAGTGTAAAATGGCAGTTGACAAATccaaattcgttttttttttcatgctaaACAGATAGAGGCTCTGACGATGTTGACGATAAAGAAGACAAATATGATGCAAAAGATGATACAGACATTGACGagggtgatgatgatgaagaagatcctactgacgatgatgatgatgacgatgatactGAAGATCCTACTGACgatgatgctgatgacgatgacgatgacgatgacaatgatgatgatgatgatgctgatgatggtgatggtgatgatgatgatgatgataatgatgatgatgatgatgatgatgataatgatgacgatgatgatgatgatgatgatgatgatgatgatgatgataatgatgatgatgatgatgatgatgacgatgatgatgacgatgatggagatgatgatgatggtgatgatgaagATCTCCCTgaagatgatgacgatgataatgaagATCCtactgacgatgatgatgatgatgatgaccttGAAGATCCTACTAAAGATGACGACGAGACGTAggcgataacgataacgatgataatgatgatgatggtgatggtgaAAATAATGACAACTAAAAAGTGATAAAAATGACGAAAAAAATACTCAAGACAAGACAATCGGATTAAGGACTGTATTACAGTGGTGATTTGCAAACGAGATTGGTGTTAGCCCATTTATACCGAAATGATAACACTTAACGAGTTATGGTTCATCCATCCATTCTTTCTTTTATGTGTAATTgatttatttaacttacataTTTCTGTGCTTGTACATCGAAGATGAAATTGTgcgttttttatttattattagttcATGCTTCTAGTTTATTCAAAGTTTGAACAGTATaagtcaataggccatttccgagttgctgtttgcctctggttcaaaacgagtcttggtgctaaaccattcaaatgataatgagtttgatttgcatgaaagtACACCACTcattccatttgaatggttgtgcaccaggactcgctttgaaaccgaggaaaatagcaactcggaaatggactatttTCGTGTAAGCTCTATCCCATGATAAAAATACCTATTGTTTACTACACTATGTGAAGATATttctaagaaaaagaaaaatatttctaAAATTAGCACAATAAATCATTAAAATCGAGAAAATTTTCATAGTAGGCAACTTTGTATTTTATTAACTATGTTCATGCATTGAAGAAACTTTATCATGGAGAGTGTCCTTAATTGAGTCTTTCTGGATAATAATTAATTTGTAACAAGGATAAGACATGCTAAACTGTAAaagcgttctctggtaaaaaaggttaaaaaacaGCCTTTAAGGCTATAGACTAGTAGCGGAAAGCTTAtgttttttaatcttttttttatcataggacgttttaacattttagcaaGTAAGTAACTTGTACAAAGATAGAACGGCTTAAATCAGGATTTGGAGTGTTTTTATATCGTCCAAAAGGAGTACTGAAAGTAGTGAGAACACTTGACTCGGGAGACAACACACAATGCAAGACTTCAAGTCGACTGAAGAAAACATTTTGGCTTTGGCTATATAATATTTCGATTTTTAGAACTAcaatactttaaaaaaatagttAACATTCTTCTCACTATTTTTGTATTTTGCGCATATAGATAGAGATTTTACTGTAACATctgatatgtattttttatctgcTGAATAAAGACTTGTTATTAATAACATCTTGCATCTGCTTAGTCTCCCATCCAGACGCTAGCTCAATTCCACAGGGATTTACTTCAGTGAACGTTTGTCGTGAAAAGCGAGTTGGAAGACGAGAACGTACTGAGGTTCTGTATTTTCCATTGTCAAGCTGATTGATTACGATGTCATAAGTCATGATAACTGCACTTTATTCACACGAAAAGTAGATCTAATAACCACGGcaatttcaggggcacccaacggatctgttcctcactttatctgttccccagaggaatcttgctggctggcaaaaatacaggtgttccgatgagctggctgggaaatttatcattgatagaggttttgcctgggaattactgactttttctagcatgtcaacccgagctggctgtagaaactctgaagactgagaacGACaaacgacggctggtcagagtgattgcgcttgcggaaaaaacctgtgtCGGTTTTCTTCGGTCGTTTGTTAAAAGCGCGCGGAGGTTTCACAGATCGACGAACACGGATTGTGCTTtcctcatttacatgtaagattaATTTCCATTGTTATTTTATCTGTATGCTGAGATTCTCGTGATGTTCTTCTACACTGAATTGAAATGAACAGAGTGAATTTAACAGTATTAACTTGTATTTTCATTCACAGTCGACCAGAGTTTCGACGGTGTACAATGTgtttggtgttagcgttttcGAAGGTATAAGACTTCCTAATGTAGttgttttaatgctttttttcggTTATCTGTATTAGTCAAGTGCGTGATGATCTTTTACAGTTGAAGCGAATTGAGCCAACGATCGAATTGTAAAAAATTGACAGCAGTACGTATTTTTCTTATTCGTGTAGGCAGCCACGGGATCAACCAGGTGCTTTCCTCAAACACAAggtaaaaatcaagaaaaattcgcacttattttaatttagtttatttcGTTAGAAAGACGATTTATTACTCTCGAGAACTCCTGCGAAGAGATCCTTTTGTAAGAACCTGTTGGCAGATATTTGGCATAATTATACAAAACCCTGTTTAGTTAACTAAAATCAAGCAGGTTCTATAATTATGTGAGTAACAGTTAAATTGCAATAAACACTTTATCCAAGGAGTTTGACTTTGAGAtcgcaaatatttatttttctggcaaTCAGTACCTATATCTCCTACATACAAATTAGGACCTTGTCAACAATCCACTTTAAGCCTGCATCCAAGCATCCCTATTTTGCCAGACAAAAAATATCTATATGTTCGTATATGCAggcttttattattgtttttttttctctgactaAGAAAACTTTGTTGGTTTTGGTCAGACTGTGGTTTTAATTGTGAGAATGCTTCTCATGATCAGCTGTTTGTATTGGGTAGAGTGCTTAATTAAGACATACTTAGTCTATTGTTCTTACAATGTATGATTGTGTCAGCAATAACTGTTGTCATCAA
Above is a window of Montipora capricornis isolate CH-2021 chromosome 6, ASM3666992v2, whole genome shotgun sequence DNA encoding:
- the LOC138052118 gene encoding secreted acidic protein 1A-like, which codes for MASKTLLLFCFFALLSPFWSLPLPLPDDRGSDDVDDKEDKYDAKDDTDIDEGDDDEEDPTDDDDDDDDTEDPTDDDADDDDDDDDNDDDDDADDGDGDDDDDDNDDDDDDDDNDDDDDDDDDDDDDDDNDDDDDDDDDDDDDDGDDDDGDDEDLPEDDDDDNEDPTDDDDDDDDLEDPTKDDDET